One Primulina huaijiensis isolate GDHJ02 chromosome 8, ASM1229523v2, whole genome shotgun sequence genomic region harbors:
- the LOC140983028 gene encoding U-box domain-containing protein 35 isoform X1, which translates to MEGNKYTVVEGLDELPPLSDLVVAVALSGGKKDKYTVKWALEKFVPEQQMHFKLIHVRPKISRIPTPMGNYIPISGVRDDVAAAYRKDIESQVNEKLLPYKKICSQKKVRVEIEQIESDDVVSAISEEIRQHMINKLVIGVSSRPFFSRAQTLSSKISGGCPSFCTVYAVSKGKLASLRPSDSKSIRSTRDDGSDASCFTRNSSSSQTSFPIATNRVVVFSESTKRSSSMSSMSQIRSSSLPVQRFQTSNKTSLRKRIPSSGVTHSISSSLAAVDERNDFSDGSDINEVSSQISSCRSSTLGTPPLDQASTSEASAENQANINFELEKLRIELRHVRGMYAMAQGEAIEASRKLNELHKRHLDEENTLKQVSLKEEELTKLARQEKERYEAAKREADYANERAEREAAERKLAEVRASRETREKENLENALMGSFYQYRKFTWEEIISATSTFSENLKLGNGAYGTVYKGIFHHITAAVKILHAKEASRTKQFLRELEILSQIRHPHLLILLGACPDHACLVYEFMENGNLEDRLLKKNNTPPLLWFDRYRIAWEVASALVFLHNSKPNAIIHRDLKPANILLDHNYVSKIGDVGLSEIVNEDSFSMSMNYKDTTLVGTLGYFDPEYQRTGQVSPKSDVYALGIVILQLLTAKPAKGLAHIVEVAMEKDCFIEVLDQVAGAWPIEETEHLARMALKCTELKGSDRPDLHDQVLPALEKLKEVVERARKLALPCGPPPPNHFICPILKEIMTDPCVAADGYTYERMAIEAWLEKKNTSPKTNLPFPNKSLTPNYTLLSAIMEWKSGKYQIYSHITR; encoded by the exons ATGGAGGGGAATAAATATACTGTGGTGGAAGGCTTGGACGAATTGCCACCTTTATCAGATTTAGTTGTTGCAGTAGCTTTAAGTGGAGGTAAAAAAGACAAATATACTGTGAAATGGGCGTTGGAGAAATTTGTTCCAGAACAACAGATGCACTTCAAGTTGATACATGTCCGCCCCAAGATATCGAGAATTCCAACGCCGA TGGGAAATTATATTCCTATTTCCGGAGTACGAGATGACGTAGCAGCTGCATATAGAAAGGATATAGAAAGTCAAGTGAATGAAAAACTTCTTCCCTACAAGAAGATATGTAGTCAGAAAAAG GTGCGCGTAGAAATTGAGCAAATTGAATCAGATGACGTGGTATCTGCAATATCTGAGGAAATCCGCCAACATATGATCAATAAACTTGTGATAGGTGTTTCTTCTCGTCCATTTTTCTCAAG GGCACAAACTTTATCATCAAAAATATCAGGAGGCTGTCCATCTTTTTGCACCGTCTATGCTGTTTCTAAAGGAAAATTGGCATCATTGCGCCCATCAGATTCAAAATCGATAAGAAGCACGAGAGATGATGGTTCTGATGCAAGTTGTTTCACTCGCAATTCTTCGAGCTCGCAAACAA GTTTTCCAATTGCTACCAATCGAGTTGTTGTGTTTTCAGAGTCGACAAAGCGAAGCTCGTCAATGAGTTCAATGTCTCAGATACGTTCATCTTCACTACCGGTGCAGCGTTTTCAAACTTCGAACAAGACCTCTCTTCGAAAAAGGATACCTTCTAGTGGAGTCACACATTCTATAAGTTCATCTCTCGCTGCTGTAGATGAGAGAAATGATTTTTCCGATGGTTCAGATATTAATGAAGTATCCAGCCAAATTTCTAGCTGCAGAAGCTCGACCTTAGGCACTCCTCCATTGGATCAAGCTTCAACTTCTGAAGCCTCAGCAGAGAATCAG GCCAACATCAATTTTGAGCTAGAAAAATTGAGAATTGAACTCCGACATGTCAGAGGAATGTATGCAATGGCCCAAGGGGAAGCGATTGAGGCATCTAGGAAg CTTAACGAACTTCACAAACGGCATTTGGACGAAGAAAATACACTTAAGCAAGTAAGTTTAAAAGAGGAGGAATTAACAAAGTTAGCCAGACAGGAGAAAGAGAGATATGAAGCTGCCAAAAGAGAAGCTGATTATGCGAATGAACGTGCTGAAAGAGAAGCTGCAGAAAGAAAATTGGCAGAGGTTAGAGCATCTCGTGAAACTAGAGAAAAGGAAAACCTCGAAAATGCCTTGATGGGATCTTTCTATCAGTACCGAAAATTTACTTGGGAAGAAATCATATCCGCGACTTCAACATTTTCTGAAAATCTTAAACTTGGAAATGGAGCATATGGAACCGTGTATAAAGGCATTTTTCATCACATCACCGCGGCTGTGAAAATTCTCCATGCCAAGGAAGCTAGTAGAACTAAACAATTTCTGCGGGAG TTGGAAATTTTAAGCCAAATTCGCCATCCACACTTGCTGATTCTTCTTGGTGCATGTCCTGATCATGCTTGCCTGGTGTATGAGTTCATGGAGAATGGTAACCTCGAGGATAGACTGCTCAAGAAAAACAACACGCCTCCGCTTTTATGGTTTGACAGATACCGAATTGCCTGGGAGGTAGCCTCAGCTCTTGTATTCCTTCACAACTCGAAGCCAAATGCCATCATACATCGTGATTTAAAACCAGCAAACATCTTGCTTGACCATAACTACGTAAGTAAAATTGGAGATGTGGGCCTTTCGGAAATTGTTAATGAAGATTCTTTTTCAATGTCAATGAATTACAAGGACACGACTCTAGTGGGCACACTTGGCTATTTTGATCCTGAGTACCAAAGAACCGGACAAGTATCCCCGAAGTCTGACGTCTATGCTTTAGGAATTGTTATTCTGCAATTGCTGACGGCAAAACCAGCCAAAGGACTGGCTCATATTGTAGAAGTTGCAATGGAGAAAGATTGTTTTATTGAGGTATTGGATCAAGTGGCTGGTGCATGGCCCATAGAAGAAACAGAACATTTGGCTCGAATGGCGTTAAAGTGCACCGAACTTAAGGGAAGTGACAGGCCCGATTTACACGACCAAGTTTTACCAGCTTTGGAGAAACTTAAAGAAGTCGTGGAAAGAGCACGAAAATTGGCATTACCTTGTGGGCCACCGCCGCCTAACCATTTCATCTGTCCTATTCTCAAG GAGATTATGACCGACCCTTGTGTTGCTGCGGACGGATATACTTATGAACGAATGGCGATAGAGGCGTGGCTCGAGAAGAAAAACACATCTCCAAAAACCAACTTACCTTTCCCAAACAAAAGTCTTACACCAAATTACACCCTTCTGTCAGCTATCATGGAATGGAAATCTGGCAAATA CCAAATTTACTCCCACATTACCAGATAA
- the LOC140983028 gene encoding U-box domain-containing protein 35 isoform X3: MEGNKYTVVEGLDELPPLSDLVVAVALSGGKKDKYTVKWALEKFVPEQQMHFKLIHVRPKISRIPTPMGNYIPISGVRDDVAAAYRKDIESQVNEKLLPYKKICSQKKVRVEIEQIESDDVVSAISEEIRQHMINKLVIGVSSRPFFSRAQTLSSKISGGCPSFCTVYAVSKGKLASLRPSDSKSIRSTRDDGSDASCFTRNSSSSQTKSTKRSSSMSSMSQIRSSSLPVQRFQTSNKTSLRKRIPSSGVTHSISSSLAAVDERNDFSDGSDINEVSSQISSCRSSTLGTPPLDQASTSEASAENQANINFELEKLRIELRHVRGMYAMAQGEAIEASRKLNELHKRHLDEENTLKQVSLKEEELTKLARQEKERYEAAKREADYANERAEREAAERKLAEVRASRETREKENLENALMGSFYQYRKFTWEEIISATSTFSENLKLGNGAYGTVYKGIFHHITAAVKILHAKEASRTKQFLRELEILSQIRHPHLLILLGACPDHACLVYEFMENGNLEDRLLKKNNTPPLLWFDRYRIAWEVASALVFLHNSKPNAIIHRDLKPANILLDHNYVSKIGDVGLSEIVNEDSFSMSMNYKDTTLVGTLGYFDPEYQRTGQVSPKSDVYALGIVILQLLTAKPAKGLAHIVEVAMEKDCFIEVLDQVAGAWPIEETEHLARMALKCTELKGSDRPDLHDQVLPALEKLKEVVERARKLALPCGPPPPNHFICPILKEIMTDPCVAADGYTYERMAIEAWLEKKNTSPKTNLPFPNKSLTPNYTLLSAIMEWKSGKYQIYSHITR, from the exons ATGGAGGGGAATAAATATACTGTGGTGGAAGGCTTGGACGAATTGCCACCTTTATCAGATTTAGTTGTTGCAGTAGCTTTAAGTGGAGGTAAAAAAGACAAATATACTGTGAAATGGGCGTTGGAGAAATTTGTTCCAGAACAACAGATGCACTTCAAGTTGATACATGTCCGCCCCAAGATATCGAGAATTCCAACGCCGA TGGGAAATTATATTCCTATTTCCGGAGTACGAGATGACGTAGCAGCTGCATATAGAAAGGATATAGAAAGTCAAGTGAATGAAAAACTTCTTCCCTACAAGAAGATATGTAGTCAGAAAAAG GTGCGCGTAGAAATTGAGCAAATTGAATCAGATGACGTGGTATCTGCAATATCTGAGGAAATCCGCCAACATATGATCAATAAACTTGTGATAGGTGTTTCTTCTCGTCCATTTTTCTCAAG GGCACAAACTTTATCATCAAAAATATCAGGAGGCTGTCCATCTTTTTGCACCGTCTATGCTGTTTCTAAAGGAAAATTGGCATCATTGCGCCCATCAGATTCAAAATCGATAAGAAGCACGAGAGATGATGGTTCTGATGCAAGTTGTTTCACTCGCAATTCTTCGAGCTCGCAAACAA AGTCGACAAAGCGAAGCTCGTCAATGAGTTCAATGTCTCAGATACGTTCATCTTCACTACCGGTGCAGCGTTTTCAAACTTCGAACAAGACCTCTCTTCGAAAAAGGATACCTTCTAGTGGAGTCACACATTCTATAAGTTCATCTCTCGCTGCTGTAGATGAGAGAAATGATTTTTCCGATGGTTCAGATATTAATGAAGTATCCAGCCAAATTTCTAGCTGCAGAAGCTCGACCTTAGGCACTCCTCCATTGGATCAAGCTTCAACTTCTGAAGCCTCAGCAGAGAATCAG GCCAACATCAATTTTGAGCTAGAAAAATTGAGAATTGAACTCCGACATGTCAGAGGAATGTATGCAATGGCCCAAGGGGAAGCGATTGAGGCATCTAGGAAg CTTAACGAACTTCACAAACGGCATTTGGACGAAGAAAATACACTTAAGCAAGTAAGTTTAAAAGAGGAGGAATTAACAAAGTTAGCCAGACAGGAGAAAGAGAGATATGAAGCTGCCAAAAGAGAAGCTGATTATGCGAATGAACGTGCTGAAAGAGAAGCTGCAGAAAGAAAATTGGCAGAGGTTAGAGCATCTCGTGAAACTAGAGAAAAGGAAAACCTCGAAAATGCCTTGATGGGATCTTTCTATCAGTACCGAAAATTTACTTGGGAAGAAATCATATCCGCGACTTCAACATTTTCTGAAAATCTTAAACTTGGAAATGGAGCATATGGAACCGTGTATAAAGGCATTTTTCATCACATCACCGCGGCTGTGAAAATTCTCCATGCCAAGGAAGCTAGTAGAACTAAACAATTTCTGCGGGAG TTGGAAATTTTAAGCCAAATTCGCCATCCACACTTGCTGATTCTTCTTGGTGCATGTCCTGATCATGCTTGCCTGGTGTATGAGTTCATGGAGAATGGTAACCTCGAGGATAGACTGCTCAAGAAAAACAACACGCCTCCGCTTTTATGGTTTGACAGATACCGAATTGCCTGGGAGGTAGCCTCAGCTCTTGTATTCCTTCACAACTCGAAGCCAAATGCCATCATACATCGTGATTTAAAACCAGCAAACATCTTGCTTGACCATAACTACGTAAGTAAAATTGGAGATGTGGGCCTTTCGGAAATTGTTAATGAAGATTCTTTTTCAATGTCAATGAATTACAAGGACACGACTCTAGTGGGCACACTTGGCTATTTTGATCCTGAGTACCAAAGAACCGGACAAGTATCCCCGAAGTCTGACGTCTATGCTTTAGGAATTGTTATTCTGCAATTGCTGACGGCAAAACCAGCCAAAGGACTGGCTCATATTGTAGAAGTTGCAATGGAGAAAGATTGTTTTATTGAGGTATTGGATCAAGTGGCTGGTGCATGGCCCATAGAAGAAACAGAACATTTGGCTCGAATGGCGTTAAAGTGCACCGAACTTAAGGGAAGTGACAGGCCCGATTTACACGACCAAGTTTTACCAGCTTTGGAGAAACTTAAAGAAGTCGTGGAAAGAGCACGAAAATTGGCATTACCTTGTGGGCCACCGCCGCCTAACCATTTCATCTGTCCTATTCTCAAG GAGATTATGACCGACCCTTGTGTTGCTGCGGACGGATATACTTATGAACGAATGGCGATAGAGGCGTGGCTCGAGAAGAAAAACACATCTCCAAAAACCAACTTACCTTTCCCAAACAAAAGTCTTACACCAAATTACACCCTTCTGTCAGCTATCATGGAATGGAAATCTGGCAAATA CCAAATTTACTCCCACATTACCAGATAA
- the LOC140983623 gene encoding F-box protein At5g07610-like: MEIQLQCSPQAKSAEIVASIADLLTEILLRLPTKSVLRFKLVSKRWFYLISDPKFCQLLSPNPNPAVGLFLPLSSANSSEDYRCYEYEFVPFNSDKSVEFIKDHRPSGSRILQSCNGLMLCCNKINVLNNDLEYFVYNPTTKKYFSILPKPDETNGIWKRIRGINLAYDPVESFHYKIVCVWSFESRQGTDRDSHFQIIVYSSETQCWRVQSQPFTSSANFEKGVYWNNAINWIDTVENAESLYFNVHSQTLSKMPRLPLTYSRYCKRDHYFGESCGHLHFIDMRGPQVKLVVHELKRDYSEWFVKYQVDLSVVAVANPAMASSRGNPMFWCGFVFEVSAVVRGEEDGDSFLVLQIPGKVVRYNIVRKTFVDLMEFEGGIVGSSLKYPNVGGFQYIHSL; the protein is encoded by the coding sequence ATGGAAATCCAATTGCAATGCTCTCCACAGGCTAAATCTGCAGAAATCGTAGCCTCCATCGCTGATCTCTTAACTGAAATCTTGCTTCGCCTGCCCACAAAATCAGTACTTCGTTTCAAGTTAGTTTCCAAACGCTGGTTTTATCTAATCAGTGATCCAAAATTCTGTCAACTTCTCAGTCCCAATCCGAACCCGGCAGTTGGCCTCTTCTTGCCCCTTTCCTCTGCGAATTCCAGCGAAGATTATCGATGCTATGAATATGAATTCGTCCCTTTTAATTCCGACAAGTCTGTTGAATTTATCAAAGATCACCGGCCTTCTGGGAGCAGAATCTTGCAATCTTGCAATGGATTGATGCTTTGTTGCAACAAGATCAATGTACTGAATAATGATCTTGAATACTTTGTTTACAATCCCACCACCAAGAAGTACTTTTCAATCCTACCAAAACCAGATGAAACAAATGGGATTTGGAAAAGAATTCGTGGGATCAATTTGGCCTATGATCCTGTCGAGTCATTTCACTACAAAATAGTCTGTGTCTGGTCATTTGAATCGCGTCAGGGCACGGACCGGGATTCGCATTTCCAGATCATAGTTTACTCGTCTGAGACCCAGTGTTGGCGTGTGCAAAGCCAGCCCTTCACTTCTTCGGCAAATTTCGAGAAAGGGGTGTATTGGAACAACGCCATAAATTGGATAGATACCGTTGAAAATGCAGAATCATTGTACTTCAATGTCCACAGTCAAACACTAAGTAAAATGCCGAGGCTGCCTCTTACATATAGCAGATACTGTAAGAGAGATCATTACTTCGGAGAGTCCTGCGGTCACTTGCATTTCATCGACATGCGTGGTCCGCAAGTGAAGCTCGTTGTTCACGAGCTGAAAAGGGATTATTCCGAGTGGTTCGTGAAGTACCAGGTCGATCTTTCAGTGGTTGCCGTGGCTAATCCTGCAATGGCTTCGAGTCGGGGCAACCCTATGTTCTGGTGCGGCTTCGTTTTCGAGGTTTCGGCTGTGGTCAGAGGTGAGGAAGACGGGGATTCGTTCTTGGTTTTGCAGATTCCTGGGAAAGTCGTGAGATACAACATTGTACGCAAGACTTTTGTAGATTTGATGGAGTTCGAAGGTGGAATTGTTGGGTCATCTTTGAAGTATCCAAACGTTGGTGGATTTCAGTATATTCACTCTCTTTGA
- the LOC140983028 gene encoding U-box domain-containing protein 35 isoform X2, with the protein MEGNKYTVVEGLDELPPLSDLVVAVALSGGKKDKYTVKWALEKFVPEQQMHFKLIHVRPKISRIPTPMGNYIPISGVRDDVAAAYRKDIESQVNEKLLPYKKICSQKKVRVEIEQIESDDVVSAISEEIRQHMINKLVIGVSSRPFFSRAQTLSSKISGGCPSFCTVYAVSKGKLASLRPSDSKSIRSTRDDGSDASCFTRNSSSSQTSFPIATNRVVVFSESTKRSSSMSSMSQIRSSSLPVQRFQTSNKTSLRKRIPSSGVTHSISSSLAAVDERNDFSDGSDINEVSSQISSCRSSTLGTPPLDQASTSEASAENQANINFELEKLRIELRHVRGMYAMAQGEAIEASRKLNELHKRHLDEENTLKQVSLKEEELTKLARQEKERYEAAKREADYANERAEREAAERKLAEVRASRETREKENLENALMGSFYQYRKFTWEEIISATSTFSENLKLGNGAYGTVYKGIFHHITAAVKILHAKEASRTKQFLRELEILSQIRHPHLLILLGACPDHACLVYEFMENGNLEDRLLKKNNTPPLLWFDRYRIAWEVASALVFLHNSKPNAIIHRDLKPANILLDHNYVSKIGDVGLSEIVNEDSFSMSMNYKDTTLVGTLGYFDPEYQRTGQVSPKSDVYALGIVILQLLTAKPAKGLAHIVEVAMEKDCFIEVLDQVAGAWPIEETEHLARMALKCTELKGSDRPDLHDQVLPALEKLKEVVERARKLALPCGPPPPNHFICPILKEIMTDPCVAADGYTYERMAIEAWLEKKNTSPKTNLPFPNKSLTPNYTLLSAIMEWKSGK; encoded by the exons ATGGAGGGGAATAAATATACTGTGGTGGAAGGCTTGGACGAATTGCCACCTTTATCAGATTTAGTTGTTGCAGTAGCTTTAAGTGGAGGTAAAAAAGACAAATATACTGTGAAATGGGCGTTGGAGAAATTTGTTCCAGAACAACAGATGCACTTCAAGTTGATACATGTCCGCCCCAAGATATCGAGAATTCCAACGCCGA TGGGAAATTATATTCCTATTTCCGGAGTACGAGATGACGTAGCAGCTGCATATAGAAAGGATATAGAAAGTCAAGTGAATGAAAAACTTCTTCCCTACAAGAAGATATGTAGTCAGAAAAAG GTGCGCGTAGAAATTGAGCAAATTGAATCAGATGACGTGGTATCTGCAATATCTGAGGAAATCCGCCAACATATGATCAATAAACTTGTGATAGGTGTTTCTTCTCGTCCATTTTTCTCAAG GGCACAAACTTTATCATCAAAAATATCAGGAGGCTGTCCATCTTTTTGCACCGTCTATGCTGTTTCTAAAGGAAAATTGGCATCATTGCGCCCATCAGATTCAAAATCGATAAGAAGCACGAGAGATGATGGTTCTGATGCAAGTTGTTTCACTCGCAATTCTTCGAGCTCGCAAACAA GTTTTCCAATTGCTACCAATCGAGTTGTTGTGTTTTCAGAGTCGACAAAGCGAAGCTCGTCAATGAGTTCAATGTCTCAGATACGTTCATCTTCACTACCGGTGCAGCGTTTTCAAACTTCGAACAAGACCTCTCTTCGAAAAAGGATACCTTCTAGTGGAGTCACACATTCTATAAGTTCATCTCTCGCTGCTGTAGATGAGAGAAATGATTTTTCCGATGGTTCAGATATTAATGAAGTATCCAGCCAAATTTCTAGCTGCAGAAGCTCGACCTTAGGCACTCCTCCATTGGATCAAGCTTCAACTTCTGAAGCCTCAGCAGAGAATCAG GCCAACATCAATTTTGAGCTAGAAAAATTGAGAATTGAACTCCGACATGTCAGAGGAATGTATGCAATGGCCCAAGGGGAAGCGATTGAGGCATCTAGGAAg CTTAACGAACTTCACAAACGGCATTTGGACGAAGAAAATACACTTAAGCAAGTAAGTTTAAAAGAGGAGGAATTAACAAAGTTAGCCAGACAGGAGAAAGAGAGATATGAAGCTGCCAAAAGAGAAGCTGATTATGCGAATGAACGTGCTGAAAGAGAAGCTGCAGAAAGAAAATTGGCAGAGGTTAGAGCATCTCGTGAAACTAGAGAAAAGGAAAACCTCGAAAATGCCTTGATGGGATCTTTCTATCAGTACCGAAAATTTACTTGGGAAGAAATCATATCCGCGACTTCAACATTTTCTGAAAATCTTAAACTTGGAAATGGAGCATATGGAACCGTGTATAAAGGCATTTTTCATCACATCACCGCGGCTGTGAAAATTCTCCATGCCAAGGAAGCTAGTAGAACTAAACAATTTCTGCGGGAG TTGGAAATTTTAAGCCAAATTCGCCATCCACACTTGCTGATTCTTCTTGGTGCATGTCCTGATCATGCTTGCCTGGTGTATGAGTTCATGGAGAATGGTAACCTCGAGGATAGACTGCTCAAGAAAAACAACACGCCTCCGCTTTTATGGTTTGACAGATACCGAATTGCCTGGGAGGTAGCCTCAGCTCTTGTATTCCTTCACAACTCGAAGCCAAATGCCATCATACATCGTGATTTAAAACCAGCAAACATCTTGCTTGACCATAACTACGTAAGTAAAATTGGAGATGTGGGCCTTTCGGAAATTGTTAATGAAGATTCTTTTTCAATGTCAATGAATTACAAGGACACGACTCTAGTGGGCACACTTGGCTATTTTGATCCTGAGTACCAAAGAACCGGACAAGTATCCCCGAAGTCTGACGTCTATGCTTTAGGAATTGTTATTCTGCAATTGCTGACGGCAAAACCAGCCAAAGGACTGGCTCATATTGTAGAAGTTGCAATGGAGAAAGATTGTTTTATTGAGGTATTGGATCAAGTGGCTGGTGCATGGCCCATAGAAGAAACAGAACATTTGGCTCGAATGGCGTTAAAGTGCACCGAACTTAAGGGAAGTGACAGGCCCGATTTACACGACCAAGTTTTACCAGCTTTGGAGAAACTTAAAGAAGTCGTGGAAAGAGCACGAAAATTGGCATTACCTTGTGGGCCACCGCCGCCTAACCATTTCATCTGTCCTATTCTCAAG GAGATTATGACCGACCCTTGTGTTGCTGCGGACGGATATACTTATGAACGAATGGCGATAGAGGCGTGGCTCGAGAAGAAAAACACATCTCCAAAAACCAACTTACCTTTCCCAAACAAAAGTCTTACACCAAATTACACCCTTCTGTCAGCTATCATGGAATGGAAATCTGGCAAATA A